One bacterium genomic window carries:
- a CDS encoding GspE/PulE family protein, translated as MLEYLAGLRLRQARDPRRLVGERELYEGLAQGLGLPFQRIDPLRLDMDLVTRTIPRAFAVRNLMVPVSLDGDELTLATADPFNDEALETIQRSSSFRVRRVVATRSDITKTLTEFHGFKTSVVKAEAGMVPTVGALSSLEQYVSLKSVKEMEATDQHIVNAVDFLFTYAFDQRASDIHLEPRRDRARIRFRIDGLLHTIHQVPHVIHPAMTSRIKMLSRLDIAERRRPQDGRIKVAHKGRDFEIRVSTLPTAFGEKVVMRIFDPEILLQDISQIGLTPEQLQTYQRLVAAPHGIVLVTGPTGSGKTTTLYSTLSDLATDETNVTTIEDPIEMIHEAFNQVNVQAQIGLTFATTLRHILRQDPDIIMVGEIRDAETAENAIQAALTGHLVLSTLHTNDAPTAVTRLADMGIPRYLVGSTVLLVVAQRLVRRICPHCIEEYEPTADELASLGVPAARTVRLRRGRGCPQCRGTGHHGRTGIFELMEVTPGLRALISGTADQGAIFAAARKEGMRTLRESGVQKVLRGVTTVAEVLRVTMRDPE; from the coding sequence GTGCTCGAGTACCTCGCCGGCCTGCGGCTGCGTCAGGCGCGCGATCCGCGGCGCCTCGTCGGCGAGCGCGAGCTCTACGAGGGCCTGGCGCAGGGCCTCGGCCTGCCGTTCCAGCGCATCGACCCCCTGCGGCTGGACATGGACCTGGTGACGCGCACCATCCCGCGCGCCTTCGCCGTGCGCAACCTGATGGTGCCGGTGTCCCTCGACGGCGACGAGCTGACGCTCGCGACCGCGGATCCCTTCAACGACGAGGCGCTCGAGACCATCCAGCGCTCGAGCAGCTTCCGCGTGCGCCGGGTGGTCGCGACGCGCAGCGACATCACGAAGACGCTCACCGAGTTCCACGGCTTCAAGACCTCCGTGGTCAAGGCCGAGGCGGGGATGGTGCCCACGGTCGGCGCGCTCTCGAGCCTCGAGCAGTACGTGAGCCTCAAGTCCGTCAAGGAGATGGAGGCCACCGACCAGCACATCGTCAACGCGGTGGACTTCCTCTTCACCTACGCCTTCGACCAGCGCGCGAGCGACATCCACCTCGAGCCGCGGCGCGACCGCGCGCGCATCCGCTTCCGCATCGACGGGCTGCTGCACACGATCCACCAGGTGCCGCACGTGATCCACCCCGCGATGACCTCGCGCATCAAGATGCTCTCGCGGCTGGACATCGCCGAGCGCCGCCGCCCCCAGGACGGACGCATCAAGGTCGCGCACAAGGGGCGGGACTTCGAGATCCGCGTCTCGACGCTGCCCACGGCCTTCGGCGAAAAGGTGGTCATGCGCATCTTCGACCCGGAGATCCTGCTCCAGGACATCTCCCAGATCGGCCTGACGCCCGAGCAGCTCCAGACGTACCAGCGCCTCGTGGCGGCGCCGCACGGCATCGTGCTCGTGACCGGCCCGACCGGCAGCGGCAAGACGACGACGCTCTACTCGACGCTCTCGGACCTGGCGACGGACGAGACGAACGTCACGACCATCGAGGACCCGATCGAGATGATCCACGAGGCGTTCAACCAGGTCAACGTCCAGGCGCAGATCGGGCTGACCTTCGCGACGACCCTGCGGCACATCCTGCGCCAGGACCCCGACATCATCATGGTCGGCGAGATCCGCGACGCCGAGACCGCCGAGAACGCGATCCAGGCGGCCCTCACCGGGCACCTGGTGCTCTCGACCCTGCACACGAACGACGCGCCGACGGCGGTCACCCGCCTCGCCGACATGGGGATCCCGCGCTACCTCGTCGGTTCGACGGTCCTGCTCGTGGTCGCGCAGCGGCTCGTGCGCCGGATCTGCCCGCACTGCATCGAGGAGTACGAGCCCACGGCCGACGAACTGGCGTCGCTCGGCGTGCCGGCGGCCCGGACGGTGCGGCTGCGCCGCGGGCGGGGCTGCCCCCAGTGCCGCGGCACGGGCCACCACGGCCGCACGGGCATCTTCGAGCTGATGGAGGTCACGCCCGGCCTGCGCGCGCTGATCAGCGGCACCGCCGATCAGGGCGCGATCTTCGCGGCGGCGCGCAAGGAGGGGATGCGGACGCTGCGCGAGTCGGGCGTGCAGAAGGTGCTGCGCGGGGTCACGACCGTCGCGGAGGTCCTCCGCGTGACGATGCGCGACCCTGAGTGA